One Clostridium cagae genomic window, TAAATATCTATGATATAATAACATCATATGAAACAATAGTTAATTTTGACATTTATAATATTAATTAAATCAAATATTATAATATTCAATTGGAGGAAAAATATAATGGACAAGCTAAGAATTAGATATGTTTTTTCATCATCACCAAATATGTTATTAATAGGTGGAAAAATAGATATAAATAGAAATAAGCAAATAGAATCATGTTTAAAAAAGTTATCTGCATACGATATTCTACTTAAGGATTTAATTAACTATCCTCCTAAAGAAAAGCAGCGTAATATAATTTTAAATGTTTCTTATTATATATTAGAAGATGAGAATTTAAGGGATTCTGTTGAAAGAAAAAGAGAATTACCTATAAGAAATATTTGTAAAAAAATTGATATTAGTGAAGAATTTTTAAGAACATGGAAAGAATATATTTTATTTTATTATATTATTTTTTCAAATGTAAATTACAAATTAATTCAAGAATATTTAAAGATAGAAGAAAAATCAAATAATATAACAACTTTAAATAATACAAAAAAAACAGAGTTTTTTAGGGGATTAGTATTAAAGAGTTTAAATAATGGTGCATATATTTTAACATCAAGCGGTGAAATAATTAAAATAAAATGTGATAAAAATACTAAAGTTGGACAAGAAGTTAGTGGACAACAGAAAAAAACTTTTAGGCATTATAAGATACATTTTTGTATATTGATATTTTTAATAATGATAATGGGAATGTCTTTATATTCACATTATTGTAAACCTCAAAGTACAATAATAGTAAATACAACTTCTGCTATAAAATTAGAATGTAATTTCTTAAATAAAGTTATATATTCATATTCTGAAACTGAAAAGGGAACTAAACTTATAATTTCAACTGATGTTTTACATAAGAACATCGATGAGTCTATAAAAGAAATTTTGGATTATGCAATTAACAATGAAATGGTACCTTCTGATAATAAAATATTAATAACTGTAAATGGAGAAACTTTAAAATATGGTACGTTAAAGGAAACTAGTAAATTTTTAAATGAAGTGAATGAAAAAAATAAAAGTGAGAATAGGAGTCAACTTTCTGTGTTAATAAATAATGGTGGTAATCAACATAAATTAACAACAAGTTTATATGAATAGATAAAAAAGACATATGTTTAAGTAGTATGTTGATATATAAATAGCAAAATGGACTGAGTAATTTAAAAATGGGTATAGTATAATTACAATGCCATTTTGCTGTTATATATTAATACATA contains:
- a CDS encoding anti-sigma factor domain-containing protein, coding for MDKLRIRYVFSSSPNMLLIGGKIDINRNKQIESCLKKLSAYDILLKDLINYPPKEKQRNIILNVSYYILEDENLRDSVERKRELPIRNICKKIDISEEFLRTWKEYILFYYIIFSNVNYKLIQEYLKIEEKSNNITTLNNTKKTEFFRGLVLKSLNNGAYILTSSGEIIKIKCDKNTKVGQEVSGQQKKTFRHYKIHFCILIFLIMIMGMSLYSHYCKPQSTIIVNTTSAIKLECNFLNKVIYSYSETEKGTKLIISTDVLHKNIDESIKEILDYAINNEMVPSDNKILITVNGETLKYGTLKETSKFLNEVNEKNKSENRSQLSVLINNGGNQHKLTTSLYE